The Corallococcus silvisoli genome has a segment encoding these proteins:
- a CDS encoding M16 family metallopeptidase, with protein MSKASPRSSAVRAVDPTLAALFDVHEATLPNGLKVRLLANHQAPVVSLYTFFQVGSRNERPGITGISHLFEHMMFNGAKKYGPKMFDKTLESNGGRSNAYTSNDMTVYYDDFSADALETVLDLESDRMRSLRISQETLTREREVVKEERRVRVDNEIPGMMDEELGTLVYKAHAYRWPVIGWMADIENITREDCQEYFRTYYAPNNAVLYIVGDIDPKKTLALVRRYYGGIPRGPSPAPVLNAEPEQKGERRAIVRHPAQSPSVMIGYRGPAASSEDTLVLDVVQYILTKGEGSRLVKSLVYDQKAAVSVMLDWSWRIDPGTILFYLELKPESDPAQVEGLLYAELEKLTRDGVTEKELQKAKNNLRADHLRELSTNSGRGHALGHYEALLGDWREGLSLPTFYASVTAEQVKAVAAKYFAPERRSVVTLHPDAGANEPGDDVDA; from the coding sequence ATGTCCAAGGCATCCCCGCGGTCCTCCGCCGTGCGCGCGGTGGACCCCACCCTCGCCGCCCTCTTCGACGTTCACGAGGCAACGCTGCCCAACGGCCTCAAGGTCCGCCTGCTGGCGAACCACCAGGCCCCGGTCGTCAGCCTCTACACCTTCTTCCAGGTGGGCAGCCGCAACGAGCGCCCCGGCATCACGGGCATCAGCCACCTGTTCGAGCACATGATGTTCAACGGGGCCAAGAAGTACGGCCCCAAGATGTTCGACAAGACGCTCGAGTCGAACGGCGGCCGCTCCAACGCGTACACGTCCAACGACATGACGGTGTACTACGACGACTTCTCCGCCGACGCCCTGGAGACGGTGCTGGACCTGGAGTCGGACCGGATGCGCTCGCTGCGCATCTCCCAGGAGACGCTGACCCGCGAGCGCGAGGTGGTGAAGGAAGAGCGCCGCGTCCGCGTGGACAATGAGATCCCCGGCATGATGGACGAGGAGCTGGGCACGCTCGTCTACAAGGCGCACGCGTACCGCTGGCCGGTCATCGGGTGGATGGCGGACATCGAGAACATCACCCGCGAGGACTGCCAGGAGTACTTCCGCACGTACTACGCGCCCAACAACGCGGTGCTCTACATCGTCGGGGACATCGACCCGAAGAAGACGCTCGCGCTGGTGCGCCGCTACTACGGCGGCATCCCGCGCGGTCCCTCGCCCGCCCCCGTGCTCAACGCGGAGCCGGAGCAGAAGGGCGAGCGCCGCGCCATCGTGCGCCACCCCGCGCAGTCGCCGTCCGTGATGATCGGCTACCGGGGCCCCGCCGCCAGCAGCGAGGACACGCTGGTGCTGGACGTGGTCCAGTACATCCTCACCAAGGGCGAGGGCAGTCGGCTGGTGAAGTCCCTGGTGTATGACCAGAAGGCCGCCGTGTCGGTGATGCTCGACTGGAGCTGGCGCATCGACCCGGGGACCATCCTGTTCTACCTGGAGCTCAAGCCCGAGTCGGATCCGGCCCAGGTGGAGGGCCTGCTGTACGCGGAGCTGGAGAAGCTCACGCGCGACGGCGTCACCGAGAAGGAACTTCAGAAGGCGAAGAACAACCTGCGCGCGGACCACCTGCGCGAGCTGTCCACCAACAGCGGCCGGGGCCACGCCCTGGGCCACTACGAGGCCCTGCTGGGCGACTGGCGCGAGGGCCTGTCCCTGCCGACCTTCTACGCGTCCGTCACGGCGGAGCAGGTGAAGGCCGTGGCCGCGAAGTACTTCGCCCCCGAGCGCCGCTCGGTGGTCACCCTCCATCCCGACGCTGGCGCCAACGAGCCCGGCGACGACGTGGACGCGTAA
- a CDS encoding M16 family metallopeptidase yields the protein MASRKIASVKNTVRKAAKAVRKQATAARKKVAQVRKAAPARARGKLKVVPAPKSAATGELKLPALHESTTSTGLKVIAAERGPLPLVSVRLVMRAGGAWDPQGKDGLADFTARLLRRGTKRLDADGISEAVEFVGASLYAGVNEDVLSVYLTTPAEHFSAMLDMLGQVVREPTFPEQEVVDARERALAQFANDLDDPSSIADRAFTRAMWGEHPYGRDLGGIKRTVSTFTREDVVRFHAERMGPRVSLLTVVGALAPETVAAEAERAFAGWTGGPDTPPELPRKQEPLARAGQVLLVDKPDQTQSQVRLGGPGFWLGHEDYFPATAMNIALGGGFTSRLMNEIRVNRGLTYGVSSYFDTMSAGGVFGLSTFTKTASTREIIDVALKEIHGVRDGGLKPRELKDAQSYLAGLYPLRTETNESVASVIADMRIHGLGDDWVEKFRDRLRAVTPKDVARVSKKYAFADRPVIVVLGKASEVKPLLEGLGPITVVPASDYE from the coding sequence ATGGCTTCCCGAAAGATCGCCTCCGTGAAGAACACCGTCCGCAAGGCCGCCAAGGCCGTGCGCAAACAAGCCACGGCCGCGCGCAAGAAGGTCGCGCAGGTCCGCAAGGCCGCCCCGGCCCGCGCCAGGGGAAAGCTCAAGGTCGTCCCGGCGCCGAAGTCCGCCGCCACCGGTGAGCTGAAGCTGCCCGCGCTGCACGAGAGCACCACGTCCACGGGCCTCAAGGTCATCGCCGCCGAGCGGGGGCCGCTGCCGCTGGTGTCGGTGCGGCTGGTCATGCGCGCGGGCGGCGCGTGGGATCCTCAGGGCAAGGACGGCCTGGCGGACTTCACCGCGCGCCTGCTGCGCCGGGGCACGAAGCGCCTGGACGCCGACGGCATCAGCGAGGCCGTGGAGTTCGTGGGCGCCAGCCTCTACGCGGGCGTCAACGAGGACGTGCTGTCCGTCTACCTCACCACGCCCGCGGAGCACTTCTCCGCGATGCTCGACATGCTGGGGCAGGTGGTGCGCGAGCCCACGTTCCCGGAGCAGGAGGTGGTGGACGCCCGGGAGCGCGCGCTGGCGCAGTTCGCCAACGACCTGGACGACCCGTCCTCCATCGCGGACCGCGCCTTCACGCGCGCCATGTGGGGCGAGCATCCGTACGGGCGCGACCTGGGCGGCATCAAGCGCACCGTGTCCACCTTCACGCGCGAGGACGTGGTGCGCTTCCACGCCGAGCGCATGGGGCCGCGCGTGTCGCTGCTCACGGTGGTGGGCGCGCTCGCCCCGGAGACGGTGGCCGCGGAGGCGGAGCGCGCCTTCGCTGGCTGGACGGGGGGCCCGGACACGCCGCCGGAGCTGCCGCGCAAGCAGGAGCCGCTGGCCAGGGCGGGGCAGGTGCTGCTGGTGGACAAGCCGGACCAGACGCAGTCCCAGGTGCGCCTGGGAGGGCCGGGCTTCTGGCTGGGCCACGAGGACTACTTCCCGGCCACGGCGATGAACATCGCGCTGGGCGGCGGCTTCACGTCGCGGCTGATGAACGAGATCCGCGTCAACCGGGGGCTCACCTACGGCGTCAGCTCCTACTTCGACACGATGAGCGCGGGCGGTGTGTTCGGGCTGTCCACGTTCACCAAGACGGCGTCCACGCGGGAGATCATCGACGTGGCGCTGAAGGAGATCCACGGCGTGCGCGACGGCGGCCTCAAGCCGCGCGAGCTGAAGGACGCGCAGAGCTACCTGGCGGGCCTGTACCCGCTGCGCACGGAGACCAACGAGTCCGTGGCCTCCGTCATCGCGGACATGCGCATCCATGGACTGGGCGACGACTGGGTGGAGAAGTTCCGCGACCGGCTCCGCGCGGTGACCCCCAAGGACGTGGCGCGGGTGTCGAAGAAGTACGCGTTCGCGGACCGGCCGGTCATCGTCGTGCTGGGCAAGGCGTCGGAGGTCAAGCCGCTGCTGGAGGGGCTGGGCCCCATCACCGTCGTGCCGGCGTCGGACTACGAATGA
- a CDS encoding HAD-IG family 5'-nucleotidase, protein MSWGPVSPLLSSAQPIPGGPSVDPLHGSFRSTIHRERADDAARRARELLTDDVLGRLLTTPREPAAHVPHAREVFVNRNLRMDHIELIGFDMDYTLAIYHMRRLEQLSFDMTIAKLISEYGYPPFIGGLLYDHHFVMRGLAVDRVNGNVLKMDRFGHVGRAYHGLRPLKPDAWRELYRNKRVRLRNPQFAWNDTLFALPETCLYSGIIELMESLGHAVNYGKLYDDIREAIDTVHRDNSLKREVRKDLARYVFLDPELGPALHKLRSGGKKLFLLTNSAWDYTNAVMRYLLDGQLPEYPSWRNYFDFTVTAAGKPAFFTENRPFLELDSTTEAGKVVGEAKSLERGTVYSGGNLAQFEEFTGYRGEHILYVGDHIYGDILKSKKSSLWRTCMIVQEIEDEITYTDQRREEIVTLSEVELTRARLDDEVNHRKTVLNTLERRLEREELPEAERLEAEELRKKTKAELEKLRRSLKATNGIADTLERDVEEGFNPYWGLLFKEGNENSRFGYQVEQYACLYTSRVSNFLHHSPMQYYRSPRDLMAHEQAGALSSKLSPMGSEGPPKGSEKE, encoded by the coding sequence ATGTCTTGGGGTCCCGTGTCGCCCCTACTCTCCTCTGCCCAGCCCATCCCGGGCGGACCCTCCGTGGATCCGCTGCACGGGAGCTTCCGTTCCACCATCCACCGGGAGCGCGCCGATGATGCGGCCCGCCGGGCCCGGGAGCTGTTGACCGACGACGTGCTTGGCCGGCTGCTCACCACCCCGCGCGAGCCCGCGGCGCACGTGCCGCATGCGCGCGAGGTGTTCGTCAACCGCAACCTGCGCATGGACCACATCGAACTCATCGGGTTCGACATGGACTACACGCTGGCCATCTACCACATGCGCCGGCTGGAGCAGCTGTCGTTCGACATGACGATCGCGAAGCTGATCAGCGAGTACGGCTACCCGCCGTTCATCGGGGGCCTGCTCTACGACCACCACTTCGTGATGCGCGGCCTGGCGGTGGACCGGGTCAACGGCAACGTCCTGAAGATGGATCGCTTCGGGCACGTGGGGCGCGCGTACCACGGCCTGCGTCCGCTGAAGCCGGACGCGTGGCGGGAGCTGTACCGCAACAAGCGGGTGCGGCTGCGCAACCCGCAGTTCGCGTGGAACGACACGCTCTTCGCCCTGCCGGAGACGTGCCTGTACTCCGGCATCATCGAGCTGATGGAGTCGCTGGGACACGCCGTGAACTACGGCAAGCTCTACGACGACATCCGGGAAGCCATCGACACGGTGCACCGGGACAACTCGCTCAAGCGCGAGGTGCGCAAGGACCTGGCGCGCTACGTGTTCCTGGATCCGGAGCTGGGGCCGGCGCTGCACAAGCTGCGCTCGGGCGGCAAGAAGCTGTTCCTGCTGACGAACTCCGCGTGGGACTACACGAACGCGGTGATGCGCTACCTGCTGGACGGGCAGCTGCCGGAGTACCCCAGCTGGCGCAACTACTTCGACTTCACGGTGACGGCGGCGGGCAAGCCGGCCTTCTTCACGGAGAACCGGCCGTTCCTGGAGCTGGACTCGACGACGGAGGCCGGCAAGGTCGTGGGCGAGGCGAAGTCGCTGGAGCGCGGCACGGTGTACTCGGGCGGCAACCTGGCCCAGTTCGAGGAGTTCACCGGCTACCGGGGCGAGCACATCCTCTACGTGGGCGACCACATCTACGGCGACATCCTGAAGTCGAAGAAGTCGTCGCTGTGGCGCACATGCATGATCGTCCAGGAGATCGAGGACGAGATCACCTACACGGACCAACGGCGCGAGGAGATCGTCACGCTGTCGGAGGTGGAGCTGACGCGCGCGCGGCTGGACGACGAGGTGAACCACCGCAAGACGGTGCTGAACACGCTGGAGCGCAGGCTGGAGCGCGAGGAACTGCCGGAGGCGGAGCGCCTGGAGGCGGAGGAGCTGCGCAAGAAGACGAAGGCGGAGCTGGAGAAGCTGCGCCGGTCGTTGAAGGCGACCAACGGCATCGCGGACACGCTGGAGCGCGACGTGGAGGAGGGCTTCAATCCGTACTGGGGCCTGCTGTTCAAGGAGGGCAACGAGAACAGCCGCTTCGGCTACCAGGTGGAGCAGTACGCGTGTCTCTACACGAGCCGGGTGTCGAACTTCCTGCACCACTCGCCCATGCAGTACTACCGCTCGCCGCGCGACCTGATGGCGCACGAGCAGGCCGGCGCGCTGTCGAGCAAGCTGTCCCCCATGGGCAGTGAAGGCCCGCCGAAGGGGTCGGAGAAGGAGTAG
- a CDS encoding serine/threonine protein kinase, with translation MSGMYRLTGRTEAGDLAELYEALLLPTLPVAVKLFLPRTSDPAYARELAETVRLLQPVRHPGILHTVDLGFVRQRLAVVREDVDGFTLGVALQRLNTKEVLLPPTVALSIVIQLLEAVQLAHDAGVVHGAITPGNVLLSREGYPAICDFGALRALLSVPQLKRTFTHRGRNTYRAPEVTRGEPPTEASDVYSLGAIAYELLTLREPVVPGSGVSTRRETLPPPSRLDRRINSRLDPAVMRALDPAPQRRFRSCGEFAQALRNFLSAGGGMPGAEEVARFVSELFPNEVSLAAPGPVPFAEPFELEPISGAEMEDLHAEEYEASIVQRAPYSRAPTEEEASADTQDAAPGFESFRPEDYAPDDAPEESPDDASAEEAAVNDVRSTDPSHAGPLEGGWDAPPGVLAQKARRQVVPQGGADGHSSTRVGRNPRVKVIEDFSAPPLGEDEPPAPSGRRAAMRPGQPLGAEDEPSPSTKRPALRPARGAAGRSPVQETLVLASGGTPPASADRPAGPEGGDSGAPRQERRGRGEPTEALSAEPRSERRVRPEAAPARNEPRSRHDIALPAPSDRHLPVHQRFDTVETPRMDAADAVRRRQRLLFIAGGIALVGLFMFAVAAWRLGLDPVHAPELPRYDPNAPVASGAPGEQTANPSALKPIAPPAPVAPPAPGGRDVEDLDDGAEDAAESAVPPKNQRAFLTLRTNLPARVYIDGARVRRTTPLVNFPIRVGTRDIRVVALSTGEQKDFQLRFSRGQHQKLDEQFQPPPTRR, from the coding sequence ATGAGCGGGATGTACCGGCTCACCGGGCGCACGGAGGCAGGAGACCTGGCGGAGCTGTACGAGGCCCTGCTGCTGCCCACCCTCCCCGTCGCGGTGAAGCTCTTCCTGCCGCGCACCTCCGACCCCGCCTATGCCCGGGAGCTGGCGGAGACGGTGCGGCTGCTCCAGCCCGTGCGCCACCCGGGCATCCTCCACACCGTGGACCTGGGCTTCGTGCGCCAGCGGCTCGCCGTGGTGCGCGAGGACGTGGACGGCTTCACGCTGGGCGTCGCGCTCCAGCGCCTCAACACCAAGGAGGTGCTGCTGCCGCCCACCGTGGCGCTCTCCATCGTCATCCAGCTCCTGGAGGCGGTGCAGCTGGCGCACGACGCGGGCGTCGTCCACGGCGCCATCACCCCTGGCAACGTGCTCCTGTCCCGCGAGGGCTACCCGGCCATCTGCGACTTCGGCGCGCTCCGGGCGCTGCTCTCCGTGCCCCAGCTCAAGCGCACGTTCACGCACCGGGGCCGCAACACCTACCGCGCGCCGGAGGTGACACGCGGCGAGCCGCCCACGGAAGCCTCCGACGTGTACTCGCTGGGCGCCATCGCCTACGAACTGCTGACGCTGCGCGAGCCCGTGGTGCCCGGCAGCGGCGTGAGCACCCGCCGCGAAACGCTGCCGCCTCCCAGCCGGTTGGACCGGCGGATCAACTCCCGGTTGGATCCGGCGGTGATGCGCGCGTTGGATCCGGCGCCGCAGCGGCGCTTCCGTTCGTGCGGCGAGTTCGCCCAGGCCCTGCGCAACTTCCTCTCCGCCGGCGGGGGCATGCCCGGCGCGGAGGAGGTGGCGCGCTTCGTGTCGGAGCTGTTCCCCAACGAGGTGAGCCTCGCCGCCCCCGGGCCCGTGCCGTTCGCCGAGCCCTTCGAACTGGAGCCCATCTCCGGCGCGGAGATGGAGGACCTGCACGCCGAGGAGTACGAGGCGTCCATCGTCCAGCGCGCGCCCTACAGCCGCGCGCCCACGGAGGAGGAGGCATCCGCGGACACGCAGGATGCCGCCCCTGGCTTCGAGTCCTTCCGCCCCGAGGACTACGCGCCCGACGACGCCCCGGAGGAGTCCCCCGACGACGCGTCCGCCGAGGAGGCCGCGGTCAACGACGTGAGGAGCACCGACCCCTCCCATGCGGGCCCCCTGGAAGGGGGCTGGGATGCCCCGCCTGGAGTCCTCGCGCAGAAGGCCCGGCGGCAGGTCGTCCCTCAAGGGGGCGCTGACGGCCACTCCTCCACCCGCGTCGGGCGCAACCCGCGCGTGAAGGTGATCGAGGACTTCTCCGCGCCTCCCCTGGGCGAGGACGAACCGCCCGCGCCCTCGGGCCGCCGCGCCGCGATGCGTCCCGGGCAGCCGCTGGGGGCGGAGGACGAGCCGTCGCCGTCCACGAAGCGCCCGGCGTTGCGCCCCGCGCGCGGGGCCGCGGGCCGCTCTCCCGTGCAGGAGACCCTGGTCCTCGCCTCGGGGGGCACGCCGCCGGCGAGCGCGGACCGGCCCGCGGGGCCCGAAGGTGGCGACTCCGGCGCGCCCCGCCAGGAGCGCCGGGGCCGGGGCGAACCCACGGAGGCCCTGTCGGCGGAGCCGCGCTCCGAGCGCCGCGTGCGTCCGGAGGCCGCTCCCGCGAGGAACGAGCCGCGCTCGCGCCACGACATCGCGCTGCCCGCGCCGTCGGACCGGCACCTGCCGGTGCACCAGCGCTTCGACACGGTGGAGACGCCGCGCATGGATGCGGCGGACGCGGTGCGCCGCCGCCAGCGCCTGCTCTTCATCGCGGGCGGCATCGCCCTGGTGGGCCTCTTCATGTTCGCGGTCGCCGCGTGGCGGCTGGGCCTGGACCCGGTGCATGCGCCGGAGCTGCCCCGGTATGATCCGAACGCGCCCGTGGCCAGCGGCGCCCCGGGCGAGCAGACCGCCAACCCGTCCGCGCTGAAGCCCATCGCGCCGCCAGCCCCCGTCGCGCCTCCGGCCCCGGGCGGCAGGGACGTGGAGGACCTGGACGACGGGGCGGAGGACGCCGCCGAGTCGGCCGTGCCCCCCAAGAACCAGCGCGCGTTCCTCACGCTGCGCACCAACCTCCCGGCGCGCGTCTACATCGACGGGGCGCGGGTGCGCCGCACGACGCCGCTGGTGAACTTCCCGATCCGCGTGGGCACCCGCGACATCCGCGTCGTCGCGCTCTCCACGGGCGAGCAGAAGGACTTCCAGCTCCGCTTCTCGCGGGGCCAGCACCAGAAGCTGGATGAACAGTTCCAGCCTCCCCCCACCAGGCGGTGA
- a CDS encoding response regulator, with amino-acid sequence MERTRIFVVEDQPQLLRNLVKVLSTFPELEVVGTSQDGEQSVEDIVRERPQLVLLDLELPGLNGIQVTQKVKRRAPEVEILILTSFEEEQKVYEAIQAGASGYLVKRVGPEKIRSGIQEVMDGGTVLEPIIARRFWNYFQSVQSKPAQKPAELPWGLTAVELDVLRYVAKGLSNAEVGQVMTLERRTVRTHLSHIYRKMGVNSHVDAVVRALREGVVDL; translated from the coding sequence GTGGAGCGCACGCGCATCTTCGTCGTCGAGGACCAGCCGCAGCTGCTTCGCAACCTGGTCAAGGTGCTGAGCACCTTCCCGGAGCTGGAGGTGGTGGGCACGTCCCAGGACGGCGAGCAGTCCGTGGAGGACATCGTCCGGGAGCGCCCCCAGCTCGTGCTCCTGGACCTGGAGCTGCCCGGCCTCAACGGCATCCAGGTGACCCAGAAGGTCAAGCGCCGCGCGCCGGAGGTGGAGATCCTCATCCTCACGTCCTTCGAGGAGGAGCAGAAGGTCTACGAGGCCATCCAGGCCGGCGCGTCCGGGTATCTGGTGAAGCGGGTGGGGCCGGAGAAGATCCGCTCCGGCATCCAGGAGGTCATGGACGGCGGCACCGTGCTGGAGCCCATCATCGCGCGCCGCTTCTGGAACTACTTCCAGTCCGTCCAGTCCAAGCCCGCCCAGAAGCCCGCCGAGCTGCCCTGGGGGCTGACGGCCGTCGAACTGGACGTGCTGCGCTACGTGGCCAAGGGCCTGTCCAACGCGGAGGTGGGGCAGGTGATGACGCTGGAGCGGCGCACGGTGCGCACGCACCTGTCGCATATCTACCGGAAGATGGGCGTCAACTCCCATGTGGACGCGGTGGTGAGGGCCCTGCGTGAAGGTGTCGTGGATCTCTAG
- a CDS encoding class I SAM-dependent methyltransferase, producing the protein MPPLPLAVTTSTKTDVATVREARAVAQRWSLPFLSRRSSEGIAPWLGSKVDALLVVGGDGVTLWEPHGSFGFHAGMAHLRRMRLRQGQRDDAFLKVAELVPGDAVLDCTLGLAQDALVASLAVGPEGRVVGLEKSLPLCVVAAEGLQRYARGADSCAVEVHHADAHAYLKTLPAKSFDVVFFDPMFAKPKKAQPAFDVLRRFAEHAPLTHEALEEGRRVARRWVVVKGARHTDDLRKLGLQPEPTSRFSDVIWGRLPATP; encoded by the coding sequence ATGCCGCCGCTCCCCCTCGCTGTCACCACCAGCACCAAGACGGACGTGGCCACGGTGCGCGAGGCGCGGGCCGTGGCGCAGCGGTGGAGCCTGCCATTCCTCTCCCGTCGCTCCAGCGAGGGCATCGCGCCCTGGCTGGGCAGCAAGGTCGACGCGCTGCTCGTCGTGGGCGGCGATGGCGTGACGCTGTGGGAGCCGCACGGCTCGTTCGGCTTCCACGCGGGCATGGCCCACCTGCGGCGCATGCGGCTGCGGCAGGGGCAGCGCGATGACGCGTTCCTCAAGGTCGCGGAGCTGGTGCCGGGCGACGCCGTGCTCGACTGCACCCTGGGGCTCGCGCAGGACGCGCTGGTCGCGTCGCTCGCCGTGGGCCCGGAGGGCAGGGTGGTGGGCCTGGAGAAGAGCCTGCCCCTGTGCGTCGTCGCCGCGGAAGGGCTCCAGCGCTACGCGCGGGGCGCGGACTCCTGCGCCGTCGAGGTGCACCACGCGGACGCGCACGCGTACCTCAAGACACTCCCCGCGAAGTCCTTCGACGTCGTCTTCTTCGACCCGATGTTCGCGAAGCCCAAGAAGGCCCAGCCCGCCTTCGACGTCCTGCGCCGCTTCGCAGAGCACGCCCCCCTCACGCACGAGGCGCTGGAGGAGGGGAGGCGCGTCGCGCGCCGGTGGGTGGTCGTGAAGGGCGCCCGGCACACCGACGACCTGCGCAAGCTGGGCCTCCAGCCGGAGCCCACCTCGCGCTTCAGCGACGTCATCTGGGGCCGGCTTCCCGCGACGCCGTGA
- a CDS encoding RluA family pseudouridine synthase — translation MSGGSPRVLFEGAGVLVVDKPAGVLVIPGREGGPSLRDTLEAERGRKVYVVHRLDRDTSGALVFALDADVHRALSQAFETGKVRKRYRALVEGRLEAPQWVDAPLVAGRKGRMRVAKPEEPDAKPSRTRVRPVETFARASLVEAEPETGRTHQIRVHLLSLGHPLLVDHQYGREAPLTEADLGGQGTREVLARTPLHAARVEWPALPGVPARAVDAPLPEDLLRTLELLRAAG, via the coding sequence ATGAGCGGGGGTTCTCCCCGAGTCCTCTTCGAAGGCGCGGGCGTGCTGGTGGTGGACAAGCCGGCCGGGGTGCTCGTCATCCCCGGCCGGGAGGGCGGCCCGAGCCTGCGGGACACGCTGGAGGCGGAGCGGGGCCGCAAGGTGTACGTGGTGCACCGGCTGGACCGGGACACCTCCGGCGCGCTCGTCTTCGCGCTCGACGCGGACGTGCACCGCGCGCTGTCCCAGGCCTTCGAGACGGGCAAGGTGCGCAAGCGCTACCGGGCGCTGGTGGAGGGCCGGCTGGAGGCGCCCCAGTGGGTGGACGCGCCGCTGGTGGCCGGCCGCAAGGGCCGCATGCGCGTGGCGAAGCCGGAGGAGCCGGACGCGAAGCCCTCGCGCACGCGCGTCCGCCCCGTGGAGACCTTCGCGCGGGCCTCGCTGGTGGAGGCGGAGCCGGAGACGGGGCGCACGCATCAGATTCGCGTGCACCTGCTGTCGCTGGGGCACCCGTTGCTGGTGGATCACCAGTACGGCCGCGAGGCCCCGCTCACCGAGGCCGACCTGGGAGGGCAGGGGACACGCGAGGTGCTGGCACGCACGCCGTTGCACGCCGCGCGCGTGGAGTGGCCCGCGCTGCCCGGGGTGCCCGCGCGCGCGGTGGATGCCCCATTGCCCGAGGACCTGCTGCGCACGCTGGAGTTGCTGCGCGCGGCCGGGTGA